Proteins encoded by one window of Paludisphaera rhizosphaerae:
- the ctaD gene encoding cytochrome c oxidase subunit I has product MSASAQAHHDGPPADYLSESTVKSWLLTTDHKRVGILYLISVTIFFIAGGVLAGLMRLELMTPRGDVLGSPDTYNRMFTMHGVIMIFFFLVPAIPSVLGNFLLPLMIGARDLAFPKINLLSWYVYMVGGIMGVWILMHGGIDTGWTFYTPFSSMYSNSMVLTAAVAVFITGFSSILTGLNFIVTVHTMRAPGMTWFRMPLFVWSHYATALIMVLATPVLAISIVLVGLEKFFGVGVFDPRLGGDPVLFQHLFWFYSHPAVYIMVLPGFAVISEIIPCFARRPIFGYRFVAFASVAIAIFGFLVWGHHMFVSGQSMYAGAVFSILSFLVAIPSAIKVFNWTATLYKGSLSFDTPMLYALGFMGLFTIGGLTGLMLASLALDVHVHDTYFVVAHFHYIMVGGTVMAYLGGIHFWWPKISGRTYPEIWGKLSALLVFVGFNLTFFPQFLLGYLGMPRRYFEYRPEFQVLNVMSTAGATVLAVGMLMPMIYLGLSLRQPKNAGDNPWGATGLEWQIESPPTTHNFHEPVLVTCEPYLYSPEEAEREYAHAQHVHSA; this is encoded by the coding sequence ATGAGCGCCTCGGCCCAGGCCCATCACGACGGGCCGCCGGCGGACTACCTGTCGGAGTCCACGGTCAAGTCGTGGCTGCTGACGACCGACCACAAACGCGTCGGCATCCTGTACCTGATCTCCGTGACGATCTTCTTCATCGCCGGCGGCGTCCTTGCGGGCCTGATGCGGTTGGAGTTGATGACGCCTCGCGGCGACGTGCTGGGGTCGCCCGACACGTACAACCGCATGTTCACGATGCACGGCGTGATCATGATCTTCTTCTTCCTGGTCCCGGCGATCCCGTCGGTGCTGGGGAACTTTCTGCTGCCGCTGATGATCGGGGCCCGCGACCTGGCGTTCCCGAAGATCAACCTGCTGAGCTGGTACGTCTACATGGTCGGCGGGATCATGGGCGTCTGGATCCTGATGCACGGCGGGATCGACACCGGCTGGACGTTCTACACGCCGTTCAGCTCGATGTACTCGAACTCGATGGTCCTGACGGCCGCCGTGGCGGTCTTCATCACCGGCTTCTCGTCGATCCTGACGGGCCTCAACTTCATCGTGACCGTCCACACGATGCGGGCCCCGGGGATGACCTGGTTCCGGATGCCGCTGTTCGTCTGGTCGCACTATGCGACGGCTCTGATCATGGTCCTGGCGACCCCCGTCCTGGCGATCTCGATCGTGCTGGTGGGCCTGGAGAAGTTCTTCGGCGTCGGCGTCTTCGACCCCAGGCTGGGAGGCGACCCGGTCCTCTTCCAGCACCTCTTCTGGTTCTACTCGCACCCGGCCGTGTACATCATGGTGCTCCCCGGGTTCGCCGTGATCTCGGAGATCATCCCCTGCTTCGCCCGGCGGCCGATCTTCGGCTACCGGTTCGTCGCCTTCGCCAGCGTCGCCATCGCGATCTTCGGCTTCCTGGTCTGGGGACACCACATGTTCGTCTCCGGGCAGTCGATGTACGCCGGGGCCGTCTTCTCGATCCTCAGCTTCCTGGTGGCCATTCCCTCGGCCATCAAGGTGTTCAACTGGACGGCCACCCTCTACAAGGGGTCGCTCTCGTTCGACACCCCGATGCTCTACGCCCTGGGCTTCATGGGGCTGTTCACCATCGGCGGCCTCACCGGATTGATGCTGGCCTCGCTGGCGCTGGACGTCCACGTCCACGACACCTACTTCGTCGTCGCCCACTTCCACTACATCATGGTCGGCGGCACGGTGATGGCGTACCTGGGCGGCATCCACTTCTGGTGGCCCAAGATCTCCGGCCGGACCTACCCTGAAATCTGGGGCAAGCTCTCCGCGCTGCTGGTCTTCGTCGGCTTCAACCTGACCTTCTTCCCCCAGTTCCTGCTGGGCTACCTGGGCATGCCCCGCCGCTACTTCGAGTATCGGCCGGAGTTCCAGGTCCTCAACGTCATGTCGACGGCCGGCGCCACGGTCCTCGCGGTCGGCATGCTGATGCCGATGATCTACCTGGGGCTCTCGCTCCGTCAGCCCAAGAACGCCGGCGACAACCCCTGGGGCGCCACCGGTCTGGAATGGCAGATCGAATCGCCGCCGACCACCCACAACTTCCACGAACCGGTCCTGGTCACCTGCGAACCCTATTTGTACTCGCCCGAGGAGGCGGAACGGGAATATGCACACGCCCAGCACGTCCACAGCGCCTGA
- a CDS encoding cytochrome C oxidase subunit IV family protein, producing MSSHPHLGQSKTAHHITHHITPVKTYRIIFILLGLLLFATVLASELPLSRSGHLIVAMTIAMIKAVLIVLFFMHVYYSAPLTWVIAAGSFLWVGLLLAFLTSDYISRGWLHNILGK from the coding sequence ATGAGCAGTCATCCTCATCTTGGACAATCGAAGACGGCGCACCATATCACGCACCATATCACGCCGGTGAAGACGTATCGGATCATCTTCATCCTGCTGGGTCTGTTGCTGTTTGCGACCGTCTTGGCTTCCGAGCTGCCCCTGAGCCGGTCGGGCCACCTGATCGTCGCCATGACCATCGCCATGATCAAAGCCGTGCTGATCGTGCTGTTCTTCATGCACGTCTACTACAGCGCACCGCTAACCTGGGTGATCGCCGCGGGCTCATTCCTCTGGGTGGGTCTGTTGCTCGCCTTCCTCACCTCCGACTACATCTCCCGGGGTTGGCTGCACAACATCCTGGGTAAGTAG
- a CDS encoding hybrid sensor histidine kinase/response regulator, translating to MQGKTIRLMLIDDDEEDYILARDLLAEIADVRFELDWLADADRAVEAVCEGSHDLYLIDYSLGDRDGLSVIREAVARGAPAPMILLTGLHERTIDLDAMRAGAADFLEKNRLSATLLERSIRYSLQEKAHAEDMERRVVERTAELARANQALREVDRRKNEYLSTLAHELRNPLVPIRNALEIMRLAGDDPNVVENSRAMIERQVKHIVRLIDDLMVVARISRGLIKLKLESVAAGRVVETATENVRPFLSRNRHELEVTIPEEPVLLQADSERMVQVVYNLLHNAAKYTQAGGHIHLDVGREGDGVLFRVLDDGPGIPEDMLEAVFEIFTQVKREGDDGVASGLGVGLWLVKRLVELHGGHVRARSGPDGKGSEFVVWIPCTPPEASV from the coding sequence ATGCAGGGCAAGACGATTCGCCTGATGCTGATCGACGACGACGAGGAGGATTACATCCTCGCCCGCGATCTCCTGGCGGAAATCGCCGACGTCCGCTTCGAGTTGGACTGGCTCGCCGACGCCGATCGCGCCGTCGAAGCCGTCTGCGAGGGCTCGCACGATCTTTATCTGATCGATTACAGCCTGGGGGATCGCGACGGCCTAAGCGTCATCCGGGAGGCCGTCGCCCGGGGAGCCCCCGCGCCGATGATCCTGCTGACCGGCCTGCACGAACGGACCATCGATCTGGACGCCATGCGCGCCGGCGCCGCCGACTTCCTGGAGAAGAACCGGCTCAGCGCCACGCTCCTGGAGCGTTCGATCCGCTACAGCCTTCAGGAGAAGGCCCACGCCGAGGACATGGAGCGTCGGGTCGTCGAACGCACGGCCGAACTGGCCCGCGCCAACCAGGCCCTCCGCGAGGTCGACCGTCGCAAGAACGAGTATCTCTCCACCCTTGCGCACGAGCTGCGCAATCCCCTGGTGCCGATCCGTAACGCCCTGGAGATCATGCGGTTGGCCGGCGACGATCCGAACGTCGTCGAGAACAGCCGGGCCATGATCGAGCGCCAGGTCAAACACATCGTCCGCCTCATCGACGACCTGATGGTCGTGGCCCGAATCTCGCGCGGGTTGATCAAGCTCAAGCTTGAATCAGTGGCGGCAGGGCGCGTGGTGGAGACCGCCACGGAGAACGTCCGGCCGTTCCTCTCCAGGAATCGTCATGAGTTAGAAGTGACGATACCCGAGGAGCCCGTCCTGCTTCAGGCCGATTCCGAGCGGATGGTGCAGGTGGTTTACAACCTCCTGCACAACGCGGCCAAGTACACCCAGGCCGGCGGCCATATCCACCTCGACGTTGGCCGCGAGGGGGACGGGGTTCTTTTCCGCGTGCTGGACGATGGACCGGGCATCCCCGAGGACATGCTTGAAGCCGTCTTCGAGATCTTCACCCAGGTCAAGCGTGAGGGAGACGACGGCGTGGCCAGCGGCCTGGGAGTCGGCCTTTGGCTGGTCAAACGACTGGTCGAGCTTCACGGGGGTCACGTCCGGGCCCGCTCAGGTCCTGACGGCAAGGGGAGCGAGTTCGTCGTCTGGATCCCATGCACTCCGCCCGAGGCGTCCGTTTGA
- a CDS encoding DUF3341 domain-containing protein encodes MSAQHAPVAAEPEVYGLLAEFDDPDRLVAATKTAYENGYRSIEAYAPFPVEGLDHALGYFKNKVPITVFTGAVLGGLTGFLLQCWSAMYYYPHNIAGKPLYSWPAFIPITFELTVLGGALSAVFGMLIYNGLPRLYHPIFNAPAFARASDDRFFLCVQSRDPQFDPEGTLAFLEACSPLSISVVPY; translated from the coding sequence ATGAGCGCCCAACACGCCCCCGTCGCCGCCGAGCCCGAGGTCTACGGCCTGCTGGCCGAGTTCGACGACCCCGACCGCCTCGTCGCCGCGACCAAGACCGCCTACGAGAACGGGTACCGGTCCATCGAGGCCTACGCCCCCTTCCCGGTGGAAGGCCTCGACCACGCCCTGGGCTACTTCAAGAACAAGGTGCCGATCACCGTGTTCACGGGGGCCGTCCTCGGCGGGCTGACCGGTTTCCTGCTGCAGTGCTGGTCGGCGATGTACTACTACCCGCACAACATCGCGGGCAAGCCGCTCTACTCGTGGCCGGCGTTCATCCCGATCACGTTTGAGCTGACCGTGCTGGGCGGCGCGTTGTCCGCGGTCTTCGGCATGCTGATCTACAACGGCCTGCCGCGGCTCTACCACCCGATCTTCAACGCGCCGGCGTTCGCTCGGGCCTCCGACGACCGGTTCTTCCTGTGCGTCCAGTCTCGGGACCCGCAGTTTGATCCGGAAGGGACGCTGGCGTTCCTGGAAGCCTGCTCGCCGCTGTCGATCTCCGTCGTACCGTACTGA
- a CDS encoding c-type cytochrome: protein MLPNIPTTRAWNAKARRPIRLAAAFAALLAVAPGCTDMYDQAKYEPYEASPLFANGAASRPLVQGTVPHEDPRGLPKVEDRDLLVTGLKDGLPSKVTPFPIDREALERGRNRYNIYCTPCHGIAGDGRGVIVQRGFTKPPAYTEARLVDSPIGHFYQVMSNGHGAMYSFAARIAPQDRWKIAAYIRALQLSQGAVPSELPPEDQSKLQEAAR from the coding sequence ATGCTCCCGAACATCCCAACCACCCGCGCCTGGAACGCGAAGGCCCGCCGGCCGATCCGGCTCGCCGCCGCCTTCGCCGCGCTGCTGGCCGTCGCGCCGGGCTGCACCGACATGTACGACCAGGCCAAATACGAGCCCTACGAGGCCAGCCCGTTGTTCGCCAACGGCGCAGCGTCTCGACCGCTGGTCCAGGGGACCGTCCCCCACGAGGACCCCCGAGGGTTGCCGAAGGTCGAAGACCGCGACCTGCTGGTCACCGGCCTCAAGGACGGCCTGCCGTCCAAGGTCACCCCGTTCCCCATCGATCGGGAAGCCCTCGAACGCGGCCGGAACCGCTACAACATCTACTGCACCCCCTGCCACGGCATCGCCGGCGACGGTCGGGGCGTGATCGTTCAGCGAGGCTTCACCAAGCCCCCCGCGTACACGGAGGCCCGCCTGGTCGATTCGCCGATCGGGCACTTCTACCAGGTCATGAGCAACGGCCACGGCGCGATGTACTCGTTCGCCGCCCGCATCGCCCCTCAGGACCGTTGGAAGATCGCCGCCTACATCCGGGCCCTCCAGCTCAGCCAGGGCGCCGTCCCCTCCGAGCTGCCTCCCGAAGACCAAAGCAAGCTCCAGGAGGCCGCCCGATGA
- a CDS encoding PAS domain-containing sensor histidine kinase, with translation MQSDADPDAAFAEALPHIVFTSLPDGRPDRCNKRWRDYVGATSPGDWADRLHPEDRSRRDEWAEATRAGRLFETECRLRDGAGGHRWFLIRAVPRFNAAGAVDSWLTTGTDVDGLVRTREELRRSNAALERFAAIAAHDLQEPVRKVRAFGERIAAGGGIDDRSRGHLGRIIAAAARMHELVHGLLSLARVSGGARVQTHVDLGAIAREVVDDLGATIERSGAHVEVGPLPTIRADAVLMRQLLQNLIANALKFHRPGQVPSVRVSVREAVEDGPAWVLEVADDGIGFDQREASRIFEPFQRLHGRSAYPGSGLGLAICQGVVDRHGGTIAAESVPGVGSVFRVVLPAEPPAEEAVGL, from the coding sequence ATGCAATCTGACGCCGACCCCGACGCCGCCTTTGCGGAGGCGCTGCCACACATTGTTTTCACCAGCCTGCCGGACGGCCGACCGGATCGCTGCAATAAACGATGGCGCGATTACGTCGGCGCGACCTCCCCCGGCGACTGGGCCGACCGCCTCCATCCCGAGGACCGCTCACGCCGCGATGAATGGGCCGAGGCGACGCGAGCCGGGCGTCTTTTCGAGACGGAGTGCCGACTGCGCGACGGGGCAGGGGGGCACCGTTGGTTCTTGATCCGGGCTGTTCCGCGGTTCAACGCCGCCGGCGCGGTCGACTCATGGCTGACGACCGGGACCGACGTCGACGGCTTGGTGCGGACCCGCGAGGAGTTGCGGCGAAGCAACGCCGCCCTGGAACGCTTCGCCGCGATCGCCGCCCACGACCTTCAAGAACCCGTTCGGAAGGTGAGGGCCTTCGGCGAACGGATCGCGGCCGGCGGTGGGATCGACGATCGGTCGCGCGGGCATCTGGGACGGATCATCGCCGCGGCGGCTCGAATGCACGAGCTTGTGCACGGCCTTCTCTCCCTGGCGCGGGTTTCGGGAGGGGCGCGAGTGCAGACGCACGTCGACCTCGGGGCGATCGCTCGCGAGGTGGTCGACGATCTGGGGGCGACCATCGAACGCTCCGGGGCTCATGTCGAGGTCGGTCCCCTGCCGACCATCCGTGCCGATGCGGTCTTGATGCGCCAGCTTCTTCAGAACCTGATCGCCAACGCGTTGAAGTTTCACCGACCCGGCCAGGTTCCTTCGGTGCGGGTGTCGGTCCGCGAGGCGGTTGAGGACGGCCCGGCGTGGGTCCTGGAGGTGGCGGACGACGGCATCGGCTTCGACCAGAGGGAGGCGTCGCGGATCTTCGAGCCGTTTCAGCGGCTTCACGGTCGCAGCGCGTACCCGGGATCGGGGCTGGGGCTGGCGATCTGCCAGGGGGTGGTCGACCGTCACGGCGGGACGATCGCCGCCGAGAGCGTGCCGGGCGTAGGTTCGGTCTTCCGGGTGGTCTTGCCGGCCGAGCCTCCGGCCGAGGAGGCTGTCGGGTTATGA
- the coxB gene encoding cytochrome c oxidase subunit II: MWDFPLLPDQASVNAPKLDALMLFELGVVVFFTLMIGLLVLAFCVRFRRGNPVDRSHPPTHSKAMEVVWIGVPLILSLIMFVWSTRLFFDLYEAPPDAAQIDVVGKQWMWYLQHPQGRSETNELHVPLGRPMKLNMTSQDVLHSFYIPAFRIKQDVLPGRYTSLWFEPTKVGVYNLFCAEYCGTNHSVMIGKVHVMEPADYEHWLTEKGSGPSQAEEGERLFVQNHCAGCHRGSQIVHAPRLEGVYGKPVPIQNGNNVEFATADYLYIRDSILDPKKQVVAGYEPIMPSFKDQISEPDLLKIIEYIKSISNANATPETAQ, encoded by the coding sequence ATGTGGGATTTCCCCCTGCTTCCCGACCAGGCCTCGGTCAACGCGCCGAAGCTGGACGCCTTGATGCTCTTCGAGCTAGGCGTCGTCGTCTTCTTCACGTTGATGATCGGCCTGCTGGTCCTGGCCTTCTGCGTGCGTTTCCGCCGCGGCAACCCGGTCGACCGAAGCCACCCGCCGACTCACAGCAAGGCGATGGAGGTGGTCTGGATCGGCGTCCCGCTGATTCTGTCGTTGATCATGTTCGTCTGGTCGACGCGCCTGTTCTTCGACCTGTACGAGGCTCCGCCCGACGCGGCCCAGATCGACGTCGTCGGCAAGCAGTGGATGTGGTACCTCCAGCACCCCCAGGGCCGCTCCGAGACCAATGAGCTGCACGTCCCGCTGGGTCGGCCGATGAAGCTCAACATGACGTCGCAGGACGTGCTGCACAGCTTCTACATCCCGGCCTTCCGCATCAAGCAGGACGTGCTGCCGGGACGATACACCTCACTCTGGTTCGAGCCCACTAAGGTGGGGGTGTACAACCTCTTCTGCGCCGAGTACTGCGGCACGAACCACTCGGTGATGATCGGCAAGGTCCACGTCATGGAACCGGCCGACTACGAGCACTGGCTCACCGAGAAGGGCTCGGGCCCGTCGCAGGCCGAGGAGGGCGAGCGGTTGTTCGTCCAGAACCACTGCGCCGGCTGCCACCGCGGCAGCCAGATCGTCCACGCCCCCAGGCTGGAAGGCGTGTACGGCAAGCCCGTGCCGATTCAGAACGGCAACAACGTGGAATTCGCCACGGCTGACTATCTCTACATCCGCGACTCGATCCTCGACCCCAAGAAGCAGGTGGTCGCCGGTTACGAGCCGATCATGCCGTCCTTCAAGGACCAGATCAGCGAGCCCGATCTCTTGAAGATCATCGAATACATCAAGTCGATCTCGAACGCCAACGCCACCCCGGAGACCGCCCAATGA
- a CDS encoding cytochrome c oxidase subunit 3 family protein, with product MHTPSTSTAPDSGRQILLSHFDDLEQQNLSSTLGMWFFLVSEVMFFSGLIAAYAVYRGLSPEAFHLASRHMDKWWGFANTLVLLTSSLTMALAVRATQTGDRRAIVRNLLWTAVLGSAFLGVKVFEWKAEIDHHLFPGKHFVVPDHDEEHLKEYLEKTDGHVDPVKLEREKGRFQLMFVLYFFMTGVHAFHMIVGIAAVVLFALLTHFKWFSGYGQTQTESLGLYWHFVDVVWVFLYPLLYLIE from the coding sequence ATGCACACGCCCAGCACGTCCACAGCGCCTGACTCGGGGCGACAGATCCTTCTGTCGCACTTCGACGACCTGGAGCAGCAGAACCTGTCCTCCACCCTGGGCATGTGGTTCTTTCTGGTCAGCGAGGTCATGTTCTTCAGCGGCCTCATCGCGGCTTACGCCGTGTATCGCGGCCTTTCGCCTGAGGCCTTCCACCTGGCCAGCCGGCACATGGACAAGTGGTGGGGGTTCGCCAACACGCTCGTCCTGCTGACCAGCTCGCTGACCATGGCCCTGGCCGTCCGGGCGACCCAGACCGGCGATCGCAGGGCCATCGTCCGCAACCTGCTGTGGACCGCCGTGCTCGGCTCGGCGTTCCTCGGCGTCAAGGTCTTTGAGTGGAAGGCCGAGATCGACCACCACCTGTTCCCCGGCAAGCACTTCGTCGTCCCTGACCACGACGAGGAGCACCTCAAGGAATACCTTGAGAAGACCGACGGCCACGTCGACCCCGTCAAGCTCGAACGCGAGAAGGGGCGATTCCAGTTGATGTTCGTGCTGTACTTCTTCATGACGGGAGTGCACGCGTTCCACATGATCGTCGGCATCGCCGCCGTGGTGCTCTTCGCCCTGCTGACCCATTTCAAGTGGTTCTCCGGCTACGGCCAGACGCAGACCGAGTCGCTGGGGCTTTACTGGCACTTCGTCGACGTCGTCTGGGTGTTCCTCTACCCGTTGCTTTACCTGATTGAATGA
- a CDS encoding SCO family protein: MNRHSLPILTLLTAGLLLAAAPSVVGDEPIDPAAPRPTPVSDPSAFESTASKVKFEQKLGSQIPMDATFIDEEGREVSLSSCFGRRPVVLALVFHRCPLLCNQVLAGLTRSLKPLPLLAGVDFDVLAVSIDPEDTPESAKKKKLGYLERYDRPGTEAGWKFLTGRKDSIDALCNAVGFQYVQNPTTKQFAHAAGIVVLTPEGRTSQYFFGIDYPPKELDAAVRAAAEGRVGSKIGALLLLCYDYDAATGKYTLSIVRLLRAFGTLTALSLGLYLFLMFRRERRGRTGDGPPDAAPAAAVEGPRI; this comes from the coding sequence ATGAACCGGCACTCGCTCCCGATCCTCACCCTGCTGACCGCCGGCCTGTTGCTGGCCGCGGCGCCTTCGGTCGTCGGCGACGAGCCGATCGACCCGGCCGCGCCCCGGCCGACTCCGGTCTCGGACCCTTCGGCGTTCGAGAGCACGGCGTCGAAGGTCAAGTTCGAGCAAAAGCTGGGATCGCAGATTCCGATGGACGCGACGTTCATCGATGAGGAAGGGCGCGAGGTCTCGCTCTCATCGTGCTTCGGCCGTCGTCCGGTCGTCCTGGCCCTGGTCTTCCACCGCTGTCCGCTCTTGTGCAATCAGGTGCTCGCAGGTCTGACCCGCAGCCTCAAGCCGCTGCCGCTGCTGGCGGGCGTCGATTTCGACGTCCTCGCCGTCAGCATCGACCCGGAGGACACCCCTGAATCCGCCAAGAAGAAAAAGCTCGGCTACCTGGAGCGGTACGACCGCCCGGGGACCGAGGCGGGATGGAAGTTCCTCACCGGCCGCAAGGACTCGATCGACGCCCTCTGCAACGCTGTTGGATTTCAGTACGTCCAGAACCCGACCACCAAGCAGTTCGCCCACGCGGCGGGGATCGTCGTCCTCACCCCCGAAGGCCGGACCTCGCAGTACTTCTTCGGCATCGACTACCCGCCCAAGGAGCTCGACGCCGCCGTCCGGGCGGCCGCCGAAGGGCGGGTCGGCTCGAAGATCGGCGCCCTGCTACTGCTTTGCTACGACTACGACGCGGCGACGGGCAAGTACACGCTCTCGATCGTCCGCTTGCTGCGGGCGTTCGGGACGCTGACGGCTCTGTCGCTGGGCCTGTATCTCTTCCTGATGTTCCGGCGCGAGCGCCGGGGGCGGACCGGGGACGGGCCCCCCGACGCGGCCCCGGCGGCTGCCGTCGAAGGCCCTCGGATCTGA
- a CDS encoding sigma-54-dependent transcriptional regulator, whose product MTSAVQPDPKDAAATASTVEPVRRILLVEDEEDTRTSFQQLLNMALGIEVDLAADGAQALEMLDKKPYSIVVTDLRMPKVDGLKLIGEIQARRLPVTVIVTTGHGSIDDAVHAMRMGAYDFLTKPPDPQHLCLLIERALRERTLQDELAALRSQITERHRFWNVLSKCPKMYDIFELIGNIADTTTTVLIEGETGTGKEQVARAIHQASAEYRKGPFVPVHCAALSEALLESELFGHEKGSFTGAAGQRKGRFEIAHGGTLFLDEVADIPMSMQVKLLRVLQERKFERVGGNQPIEVDVRVIGATNQGLENLVKEGKFREDLYYRLNVVKIELPPLRRRPEDIPMLATYFAQKYARPGHNAAHISKEAMDRLLAFSWPGNIRQLENAMERASVTARDGEIKPENLPRDLVPKTGRRASMNVDLARPLTEQLSELTSSFEERYLRKALRKCRGHVGRCAKISGLSRRSISAKIAHYKIDTSAYKPK is encoded by the coding sequence GTGACTTCAGCCGTTCAGCCCGACCCCAAGGACGCCGCCGCGACAGCCTCAACCGTCGAGCCGGTTCGACGTATTTTGCTCGTCGAGGACGAGGAGGACACCCGCACCTCGTTTCAGCAACTCCTCAACATGGCGCTGGGAATCGAGGTCGACCTCGCGGCCGACGGCGCCCAGGCCCTGGAGATGCTCGACAAGAAGCCGTACAGCATCGTCGTCACCGATTTGAGGATGCCCAAGGTCGACGGCCTGAAGCTGATCGGCGAGATCCAGGCTCGCCGGCTCCCCGTCACCGTCATCGTGACGACCGGCCACGGCAGCATCGACGACGCCGTCCACGCCATGCGGATGGGCGCTTACGACTTCCTCACCAAGCCGCCGGACCCCCAGCACCTTTGCCTGCTCATCGAGCGAGCTCTCCGCGAGCGGACGCTCCAGGACGAGCTGGCCGCGCTCCGGTCGCAGATCACCGAACGCCATCGTTTCTGGAACGTGCTGAGCAAATGCCCGAAGATGTACGACATCTTCGAGCTGATCGGCAACATCGCCGACACCACGACGACCGTCCTCATCGAGGGCGAGACCGGAACCGGCAAGGAACAGGTCGCCCGCGCCATCCACCAGGCCTCGGCCGAATACCGCAAGGGTCCCTTCGTCCCCGTCCACTGCGCGGCCCTCTCCGAGGCCCTCCTCGAATCCGAGCTGTTCGGCCACGAGAAGGGGTCGTTCACCGGTGCGGCCGGCCAGCGCAAGGGGCGGTTCGAGATCGCCCACGGCGGAACCCTCTTCCTGGACGAAGTCGCCGACATCCCCATGTCGATGCAGGTGAAGCTCCTCCGCGTCCTTCAGGAGCGGAAGTTCGAGCGCGTGGGCGGCAACCAGCCGATCGAGGTCGACGTCCGCGTCATCGGCGCCACCAACCAGGGGCTGGAAAACCTCGTCAAGGAAGGCAAGTTCCGCGAGGACCTCTATTACCGCCTCAACGTGGTGAAGATCGAGCTTCCCCCGCTCCGACGCCGGCCCGAAGACATTCCGATGCTCGCCACCTACTTCGCCCAGAAGTACGCGCGGCCGGGTCACAACGCGGCTCACATATCGAAGGAAGCGATGGACCGGCTCCTCGCCTTCTCGTGGCCGGGGAACATCCGCCAGCTTGAAAACGCGATGGAACGGGCCAGCGTCACGGCCCGCGACGGCGAGATCAAGCCCGAGAACCTCCCGCGCGACCTCGTCCCCAAGACGGGCCGTCGGGCCTCGATGAACGTCGACCTCGCGCGGCCGCTCACCGAGCAGCTCTCCGAACTCACGTCCAGCTTTGAAGAGCGATACCTGCGCAAAGCCCTGAGGAAGTGCCGCGGCCACGTCGGCCGTTGCGCCAAGATCAGCGGCCTGTCACGTCGGAGCATCTCCGCGAAAATCGCCCACTACAAGATCGACACCTCGGCCTACAAGCCGAAGTGA